The Trichocoleus desertorum ATA4-8-CV12 nucleotide sequence CAAGGTAGTTCAGTGTTTTCGACGGTAGTTTGGGGTAACGTTGCTTCTGTGGCTGGCAAGAACACCTGAAAGCGAGTGCCTTGCTTGAGCTTGCTCGTGACATGCATAAACCCACCGTGGCTCTTGACAATTCCCATCACCGTCGAAAGCCCTAGGCCAGTGCCTTTACCTAGTTCTTTGGTGGTGAAAAAAGGTTCAAAGATGCGATCGAGAATTTCGGGCGGAATGCCCTTGCCTGTATCGGATACGGTTATAGCAATGTGGGGGCCAACTTGGGCATCCAGGTGCATCCGGGCATAGTTGTCATCAATCACCAAATTCTCGGCGGTGATGCTAAGCGTCCCGCCGTCAATCATGGCATCTCTCGCATTCACGCAGAGATTCATCAGTACTTGATGTAACTGGGTCGCATCTCCAGAAACTGTCCACAACTCTTGAGGAATATCTGTGTAAATCTCAATTGATTTTGGAAATGTTTCTTTGGCAATTTTGGCGATTTCTAGAATTAGGTGCCTGGTTTGGAGTAAAGTCCGCTCTCCTTCTAAACCCCTGGCAAAGGATAGAACTTGCCTGACCAAATCTGCCCCTCGTTTAGCGTTCAGCTCAACCGTATTGAGAAGGCGCTGACTCTGCTCATCTTGAATTTTGCGTTCTAACAGTTGAGTGGACATGAGAATGGGAGCCAAGACATTGTTTAAGTCGTGAGCGATGCCGCCCGCTAAAGTACCAATACTCTCCATCCGTTGCGCTCGCAGGAACTGAGCCTCAATCTGTTTTTTCTCAGTGATGTCTGTATTGACGACTAAGACTGATTTTGGCTGATTTTGCTCATCTCGTAGCAAGGTCCAGCGACTGGCAACTATCACTTCTTCGTCGTTGCGCTTGACTTGGCGCAACTCGCCATACCACTCACCCTGGGCAATCGTCTGTTGCCATGCGACTTTTAGCTGCGAAGTTGACTCTTTGGTCAAGAGTTGATTTGCGGTTTGACCGATCGCTTCTGCAACGGTCCAGCCATATAAAGTTTCTGCGCCACGATTCCAAACCAGAATTTGGCTGTTTAGGTCTTGTACCCAAATGGCATCTGTTGCGACTTCTAGCAGTGCCGCCTGTTCTCGAAATTTCTGTTCAGCTTGTTGGCGCTGAGTGATATCAGTTTGCACGCCTACAAAGTAAAGTAGCTCGCCTGCTTCCGAAAAAATGGGCGAAATTCGGAGTTCGTTCCAGAAGGGTTGCCCGTCTTTGCGGTAGTTAAGTAGTGTTGTTTGTACTTCGCGTTGTTCAGCGATCGCCCGACGCATTTCTGCAACTGCTTTGGGGTCTGTATCTGGCCCTTGTAAGAACCGACAGTTGCGCCCCATCACTTCCTCTGGTTCGTACCCAGTCATCCGACAGAAGGCCGAATTGACATACGTGATCGGATTGTCGAGTTGGTGCGGGTCGGTGATCAGAACACCATCCGACACAGCCGCGATCGCCCGTGCCAGCCGTAGGTTCTCTATTGCCGCCTGTTTTAAGGCTCGTTCTTGCTGTTTTTGAGCGGCGATCGCTGCTTGCTGTTCCACCCAGTTTTGCTGTTCATTCTGCACCCGCTCTCGGTAGTGCTCAAAGAAATCTGCTAAGTTAGGCGCTTCTTCTAAGAGTGCCTGAAAATGCCCTAAAACTCGCTCGTCTGTGGTGTAAGTTACCTCTGGATGGGCTTCCATCCAAAAATGGCAAGTTTTGACATAGGCAATAAAAGTAATTAAGTGCTGATATGTTTCTGGCCCTAACAATCGTCGCAGCTCTTGCCGACAAAACTCTGCTGCCTCGGAATTCAGAAAAATAAAGATGGAGCAGTACAGGAGAGCAGT carries:
- a CDS encoding PAS domain S-box protein; translated protein: MTGYEPEEVMGRNCRFLQGPDTDPKAVAEMRRAIAEQREVQTTLLNYRKDGQPFWNELRISPIFSEAGELLYFVGVQTDITQRQQAEQKFREQAALLEVATDAIWVQDLNSQILVWNRGAETLYGWTVAEAIGQTANQLLTKESTSQLKVAWQQTIAQGEWYGELRQVKRNDEEVIVASRWTLLRDEQNQPKSVLVVNTDITEKKQIEAQFLRAQRMESIGTLAGGIAHDLNNVLAPILMSTQLLERKIQDEQSQRLLNTVELNAKRGADLVRQVLSFARGLEGERTLLQTRHLILEIAKIAKETFPKSIEIYTDIPQELWTVSGDATQLHQVLMNLCVNARDAMIDGGTLSITAENLVIDDNYARMHLDAQVGPHIAITVSDTGKGIPPEILDRIFEPFFTTKELGKGTGLGLSTVMGIVKSHGGFMHVTSKLKQGTRFQVFLPATEATLPQTTVENTELPWGHNEQILVVDDEAAIRDITKTSLEAFGYRVITAHDGIDAIALYAQHKQEISAVLVDMMMPAMDGSTTIRTLQKINPQLKTVAMSGLVTSDKLTAAANAGVKTFLTKPFTAKELLQTLQQLLRS